The DNA region GTTCAAATCGCCCCATCGGTCCGTTCCAGAAGACGGTCTTTGCCGTGCGGATGCGTTCGGCGAACAGGCGCGCCGTTTCCGGACCGATATCGTAGCCTGCTTTGTCGGTGGGCATGCGGGTTGCTGGGACGACCTGCACTGCGGCGTCTTCCGCATCGCTATCTGCTACGACGACATCAACAGGCAGCATCAAGCCCACGCCCTTTGCCTGCGCTTCGTCCAAGAGAGCCCTTGCCAAGTCCAGTTTGTCCGCTTCTACCAGCGACTTGCCCGTCTCATAGCCTTGCGCTTTTAGGAAAGTGAATGCCATTGCCCCACCGATAAGCAAAGCGTCCACTTTCGTCAGCAAGTTGCGAATGACGCCGATTTTGTCGGACACCTTTGCACCGCCTAGCACCGCCACGAAAGGCTTTTCAGGGGCTTCCAGCAATTGGCTCAACTGTGTCACTTCTCGCTCCATCAGCAAGCCAGCGAAAGACGGCAAGAACCGGGTGATGGCGTGGACAGACGCGTGAGCGCGATGGGCGGCACCGAACGCGTCATTGACGAACACATCGCCCAACCGCGCCAAGTGTTGCGCAAAGGCGTCATCATCGGCTTCTTCGCCCGCATGGAAGCGCAGGTTTTCTAACAGCAACACTTCGCCCGGTTGCAATGCGGCGACAGCGCGCTCTGCCACCTCGCCGACGCAATCATCGGCAAAGTGCACCGGTTGACCCAGCAATTCGCTGAGCCGCTGGGCGACGGGGCGGAGGGAAAACCGTGGGTCGCGTTGTCCCTTCGGGCGACCGAGATGGGAGACAAGGACGACTTTGGCGCGCCGCTCCAGTAGGTAGCGGATGGTCGGCAGCGTTGCGCGCAGCCGCCAGTCGTCCAACACCTTGCCGTTTTCAATGGGCACATTGAAGTCCACGCGGACCAGAACCCGCTTGCCGTCTACTTCAACATCCCGCACCGTCCGCAAAGCCATTGCGTTCAACACCTCCGTCCCACAAACTTTGGCGCACTGAGCAAGGGCGCGTTTTG from bacterium HR17 includes:
- the pgk gene encoding Phosphoglycerate kinase, whose amino-acid sequence is MALRTVRDVEVDGKRVLVRVDFNVPIENGKVLDDWRLRATLPTIRYLLERRAKVVLVSHLGRPKGQRDPRFSLRPVAQRLSELLGQPVHFADDCVGEVAERAVAALQPGEVLLLENLRFHAGEEADDDAFAQHLARLGDVFVNDAFGAAHRAHASVHAITRFLPSFAGLLMEREVTQLSQLLEAPEKPFVAVLGGAKVSDKIGVIRNLLTKVDALLIGGAMAFTFLKAQGYETGKSLVEADKLDLARALLDEAQAKGVGLMLPVDVVVADSDAEDAAVQVVPATRMPTDKAGYDIGPETARLFAERIRTAKTVFWNGPMGRFERAPFKAGTKAVAEALAACPGTTVVGGGETAAAAFEFGIADKVTHVSTGGGAALELLEGRELPGVVVLMR